A single Pseudoxanthomonas sp. DNA region contains:
- the xylA gene encoding xylose isomerase, whose product MSTQPFIGAKEYFPGIGRIPFEGRGSDNPLAFKVYDAQKKIGGKTMQEHLRFAVCYWHTFCNAGHDPFGPGTRHFPWEAGSPMATAEAKVDAAFEFFTKLGVPYWCFHDIDLAPDADDIGQYERNLKHMVGLAKARQDATGIKLLWGTANLFSHPRYMNGASTNPDFAVVARAAVQVKAALDATVELGGEHYVFWGGREGYASLVNTNMKREVEHFARFLTMARDYGRSIGLKGNFLIEPKPMEPMKHQYDFDSATVAGFLKEHGLAKDFKLNIEANHATLSGHTFEHDLQVASDHGLLGSIDANRGNAQNGWDTDQFPTDLYDTVGAMLVVLRQGGLEGGLNFDAKVRRESTDLEDLFIAHIGGMDAFARGLEVAHALLTESPWEQWRAERYASFDSGKGKDFENGALGLAELAALAAGQGEPKQISGKQERFENLLNQYLLR is encoded by the coding sequence ATGAGCACCCAGCCCTTCATCGGCGCCAAGGAATACTTCCCCGGCATCGGCCGCATCCCGTTCGAGGGTCGCGGCTCGGACAACCCGCTGGCCTTCAAGGTCTATGACGCGCAGAAGAAGATCGGTGGCAAGACCATGCAGGAGCACCTGCGCTTCGCGGTCTGCTACTGGCACACCTTCTGCAACGCCGGCCACGACCCGTTCGGGCCGGGCACGCGCCACTTCCCGTGGGAAGCCGGCTCGCCGATGGCGACCGCCGAGGCCAAGGTCGATGCGGCGTTCGAATTCTTCACCAAGCTCGGCGTGCCGTACTGGTGCTTCCACGACATCGACCTGGCGCCGGACGCGGACGACATCGGCCAGTACGAGAGGAACCTGAAGCACATGGTGGGCCTGGCCAAGGCGCGCCAGGACGCCACCGGCATCAAGCTGCTGTGGGGCACGGCCAACCTGTTCTCGCATCCGCGCTACATGAACGGTGCCTCCACCAACCCCGACTTCGCCGTGGTCGCGCGTGCGGCGGTACAGGTGAAGGCCGCACTCGATGCCACCGTCGAACTGGGCGGCGAGCATTACGTGTTCTGGGGCGGCCGCGAGGGCTATGCCTCGCTGGTCAATACGAACATGAAGCGCGAGGTCGAGCACTTCGCCCGCTTCCTGACGATGGCGCGCGACTACGGACGCAGCATCGGGCTGAAGGGCAATTTCCTGATCGAGCCCAAGCCGATGGAGCCGATGAAGCACCAGTACGACTTCGACAGCGCCACCGTGGCCGGCTTCCTGAAGGAGCACGGTCTGGCGAAGGACTTCAAGCTCAACATCGAGGCCAACCATGCCACGCTGTCGGGCCATACGTTCGAGCACGACCTGCAGGTGGCCTCCGACCATGGCCTGCTGGGCAGCATCGACGCCAACCGCGGCAATGCGCAGAACGGCTGGGATACCGACCAGTTCCCGACCGACCTGTACGACACCGTCGGCGCGATGCTGGTGGTGCTGCGCCAGGGCGGCCTGGAGGGCGGCCTGAACTTCGACGCCAAGGTGCGCCGCGAGTCGACCGACCTGGAAGACCTGTTCATCGCGCATATCGGCGGCATGGATGCGTTCGCGCGCGGGCTGGAGGTCGCGCACGCACTGCTGACCGAGTCGCCGTGGGAACAGTGGCGCGCCGAGCGCTATGCCAGCTTCGACAGCGGCAAGGGCAAGGACTTCGAGAACGGCGCACTGGGACTGGCCGAGCTGGCCGCGCTGGCGGCCGGGCAGGGCGAGCCGAAGCAGATCAGCGGCAAGCAGGAGCGCTTCGAGAACCTGCTCAACCAGTACCTGCTGCGCTGA
- the xylB gene encoding xylulokinase, which produces MGFVAGIDAGTQSVKVVVYDPATRVVVAAASEPLELIGRDDGSREQHPADWVAAMQACFARVAPAVRARIDALAVSGQQHGFVPVDASGQVLAPAKLWCDTSTTAECGQIMDAVGGPTATIALAGNPILAGYTASKLPWTRTHRPDAYARLATILLPHDYLNFVLTGQRFCEWGDASGTGWLDVRTRTWSKELLRATDADRDLADCLPPIAAPDALFDIDPAAASQLGLPATVKVAVGGGDNMMAAIGTGCVKEGRLAMSLGTSGTLFAYSDTPVVDAEGAWAAFCSSTGGWLPLVCTMNCTVATEQVAKAFGFSTRDGDAHLQATPPGADGLVMLPFLNGERTPDLPRGKGVLAGLDTTNMTPAHVYRAAMEGATYSLKYGYDAFVRAGMRFERIVLTGGGSNSAAWRQLVADVFGLPVDVPAQAEGAALGAALQALWARGRARGEGASVADITRQHVAIDPALSATPDAARVPAYAAAYQRFLQYLDAVSPLQRG; this is translated from the coding sequence ATGGGTTTTGTCGCCGGGATTGATGCAGGCACGCAGAGCGTGAAGGTGGTGGTGTACGACCCCGCCACGCGCGTCGTCGTCGCCGCCGCCAGCGAACCGCTGGAGCTGATCGGTCGCGACGATGGCAGCCGCGAGCAGCACCCCGCCGACTGGGTCGCTGCGATGCAGGCCTGCTTCGCGCGCGTGGCTCCTGCAGTGCGTGCGCGCATCGATGCGCTGGCGGTGTCGGGCCAGCAGCACGGGTTCGTGCCGGTGGATGCGTCGGGCCAGGTGCTGGCTCCGGCGAAGCTGTGGTGCGACACCAGCACCACCGCCGAGTGCGGGCAGATCATGGACGCGGTGGGCGGCCCGACTGCGACGATCGCGCTGGCCGGCAACCCGATCCTGGCCGGCTATACGGCGTCCAAGCTGCCGTGGACCCGGACGCACCGGCCCGACGCCTATGCGCGGCTGGCGACGATCCTGCTGCCGCACGACTACCTCAACTTCGTGCTGACCGGCCAGCGCTTCTGCGAGTGGGGCGATGCCTCCGGCACCGGCTGGCTCGACGTGCGCACGCGCACGTGGTCGAAGGAACTCCTGCGCGCCACCGATGCGGACCGTGATCTTGCCGACTGCCTGCCGCCGATCGCCGCGCCCGATGCGCTGTTCGACATCGATCCGGCTGCGGCCTCGCAGTTGGGCCTGCCCGCGACGGTGAAGGTCGCCGTGGGCGGCGGCGACAACATGATGGCCGCCATCGGCACCGGCTGCGTGAAAGAGGGCCGGCTGGCGATGAGCCTGGGCACCTCCGGCACGCTGTTCGCCTATTCCGATACCCCGGTGGTCGATGCGGAAGGCGCATGGGCTGCGTTCTGTTCCTCCACCGGCGGCTGGCTGCCGCTGGTCTGCACGATGAACTGCACCGTCGCCACCGAACAGGTGGCCAAGGCCTTCGGCTTCAGCACGCGCGACGGCGATGCGCACCTGCAGGCGACGCCGCCGGGCGCCGACGGGCTGGTGATGCTGCCGTTCCTCAACGGCGAACGCACGCCCGATCTGCCGCGCGGCAAGGGCGTGCTGGCCGGGCTGGACACGACCAACATGACGCCGGCGCACGTCTACCGCGCGGCGATGGAAGGCGCCACCTACAGCCTGAAGTACGGCTACGACGCGTTCGTCCGTGCCGGGATGCGCTTCGAGCGCATCGTGCTGACCGGCGGGGGCAGCAACAGTGCGGCGTGGCGCCAGTTGGTCGCCGACGTGTTCGGACTGCCCGTCGATGTGCCCGCACAGGCTGAAGGCGCTGCGCTCGGCGCGGCACTGCAGGCGCTGTGGGCGCGCGGTCGTGCGCGAGGCGAGGGCGCGTCCGTCGCCGATATCACGCGCCAGCACGTTGCGATCGATCCCGCGCTGTCCGCCACGCCGGACGCGGCGCGCGTGCCGGCCTACGCGGCGGCTTACCAGCGCTTTCTCCAGTATCTCGACGCCGTCTCGCCGCTGCAGCGCGGCTGA
- a CDS encoding DUF6445 family protein yields the protein MLITPHPNIRTRRRVVGHEGAPLLVIDDVLVDPERMLRKAASRPFEKMPTLFPGLRAPAPLSYQSFLEALLNPLLRETFDLEPGRFAFPMCHFSLVTQPPETLQFLQRVPHIDSVSAQGLATVHYLFRGGWGGTDFYRHRRTGFEYIDESRHAAYFDCLSRQRREASADVSGYIDGDTPLYERIAGVEGVFNRLVVYRRNALHSGRIDNGRPLPADPLQGRLSINAFIDVAR from the coding sequence ATGCTGATCACGCCGCATCCGAACATCCGGACCCGCCGCCGCGTGGTCGGCCACGAGGGCGCGCCGCTGCTGGTGATCGACGACGTGCTGGTCGATCCCGAGCGCATGCTGCGCAAGGCGGCGAGCCGTCCTTTCGAGAAGATGCCGACCCTGTTTCCCGGCCTCCGTGCGCCTGCACCGCTGTCCTACCAGTCGTTCCTGGAGGCGCTGTTGAATCCGCTACTGCGCGAGACGTTCGATCTGGAGCCGGGTCGCTTCGCGTTCCCGATGTGCCACTTCTCGCTGGTGACGCAGCCACCGGAGACACTGCAGTTCCTGCAGCGGGTGCCGCATATCGACTCCGTCAGCGCGCAGGGCCTGGCCACGGTGCACTACCTGTTCCGCGGCGGCTGGGGTGGTACGGACTTCTACCGGCATCGACGCACGGGCTTCGAGTACATCGACGAAAGCCGGCATGCGGCGTACTTCGACTGCCTGTCGCGGCAGCGCCGCGAAGCGTCGGCGGACGTCAGCGGCTACATCGATGGCGATACGCCGCTGTACGAGCGCATCGCCGGCGTGGAGGGCGTGTTCAACCGGCTTGTCGTTTACCGGCGCAACGCGCTGCATTCGGGGCGGATCGACAACGGCCGGCCATTGCCTGCCGATCCGTTGCAGGGTCGCCTGTCGATCAACGCGTTCATCGATGTCGCACGGTGA